The following are from one region of the Acidobacteriota bacterium genome:
- the hflX gene encoding GTPase HflX — translation MNKAILVNLAVSSEERVDAGESLRELAGLAAAAGISAVREICQFRARPHAGYLLGKGKIETIAALAAESAVDGVIFDRNLSPAQQRNLEKSLKVPVVDRTQLILDIFARRAVSREGKLQVELARLSYLLPRLSGKGIALSQLGAGIGTRGPGEKKLEEDRRRIGDRISKIRKEIRSLQKRRNNQRQSRSRSPVPTAALVGYTSAGKSTLFNALCKESRFTSPTLFATLDPVLRRVSFSDGAYFFLSDTVGFIRKLPVELVTSFKTTLEDVREASALIHVIDAALPDAQNRMEAVESILADIGASEIPVIRVFNKIDLLPAEEQSRLLDGNASAPDKSVAVSSLTGRGLPDLLEGLRKILFGDFRIYTLRIPGEADQARRSLARRALILKHRESPGYADYQVMADPAVIVNYLPYLERGKSPW, via the coding sequence ATGAACAAAGCGATTCTCGTCAATCTGGCCGTGAGTTCGGAAGAAAGAGTCGACGCCGGGGAATCTCTCCGTGAACTGGCCGGCCTGGCCGCCGCCGCGGGCATTTCGGCCGTCCGGGAAATTTGCCAATTCCGCGCCCGCCCCCATGCCGGATACCTTCTCGGAAAGGGCAAGATCGAAACGATCGCCGCCCTGGCGGCGGAGTCGGCGGTCGACGGCGTCATCTTCGACCGGAACCTTTCTCCCGCCCAGCAGCGAAACCTGGAGAAGTCCCTGAAAGTCCCGGTTGTGGACAGGACCCAGCTCATCCTCGATATTTTCGCCCGGCGAGCCGTGAGCCGCGAAGGAAAACTTCAGGTCGAACTGGCCCGATTGAGCTATCTTCTGCCCCGGCTTTCGGGGAAGGGCATCGCTCTTTCCCAGCTCGGAGCGGGGATCGGAACGCGCGGCCCCGGGGAAAAAAAACTCGAGGAGGACCGGCGGCGGATCGGAGACAGAATCTCCAAGATCCGGAAAGAGATCCGAAGCCTTCAGAAACGTCGGAACAATCAGCGGCAAAGCCGGAGCCGAAGCCCTGTTCCCACGGCCGCCCTCGTCGGCTACACGAGCGCCGGGAAGTCCACGCTTTTCAACGCATTGTGCAAGGAAAGCCGGTTCACCTCGCCGACGCTCTTCGCAACGCTGGATCCCGTTCTGCGGCGTGTCTCCTTCTCCGACGGCGCCTATTTTTTCCTCTCGGACACCGTCGGCTTCATCCGGAAGCTTCCCGTCGAACTTGTGACGTCTTTCAAAACCACGCTTGAGGACGTCCGGGAGGCTTCCGCTCTCATTCATGTCATTGACGCCGCGCTTCCCGATGCCCAGAATCGCATGGAAGCCGTGGAATCCATTCTTGCGGATATCGGCGCCTCGGAGATTCCGGTCATCCGGGTTTTCAATAAAATCGACCTCCTTCCGGCCGAAGAACAATCGCGCCTGCTGGACGGCAATGCCTCGGCTCCGGACAAATCCGTGGCCGTGTCCTCGCTGACGGGCCGGGGGCTCCCGGATCTTCTTGAAGGACTGCGGAAAATCCTGTTCGGCGATTTCCGCATCTACACGCTCCGCATTCCGGGAGAGGCGGACCAGGCCCGGCGGTCGTTGGCCCGCCGGGCCTTGATTCTCAAGCACCGGGAATCACCCGGGTATGCCGACTATCAGGTCATGGCCGATCCGGCCGTCATCGTCAATTATCTACCCTATCTTGAAAGGGGGAAGTCTCCGTGGTGA
- the miaA gene encoding tRNA (adenosine(37)-N6)-dimethylallyltransferase MiaA encodes MILLGPTAVGKSSAAMHLASLRRGEIINADSMQVYRDFDIGTDKPSPEDRRRIPHHLLDVAEPRDQYTAADFAAGAQAAVKDILSRGALPLIVGGTGLYLKALVDGLFPGPCRNPELRARLNGDAETQGLDVLYERLERADPDYAQTLGRRDRLRIIRALEVYETTGIPLSEHFKKTRSYLAGFRVLKLGLHREKEPHRRRIDERVDRMFAAGLVEEVRGILARGIPETAPPFRALGYRHALEVLKARMTAAEAAEQTKIDTRRYAKRQMTWFRKTTDVHWFAAEDIAGLERCLESVIQ; translated from the coding sequence GTGATTCTTCTCGGGCCGACGGCCGTGGGAAAAAGTTCGGCCGCCATGCATCTGGCCTCGCTCCGGCGGGGTGAAATCATCAATGCCGACTCCATGCAGGTCTATCGGGATTTCGATATCGGAACGGACAAGCCGTCCCCGGAGGACCGGCGGCGCATTCCCCACCATCTCCTCGATGTCGCCGAACCCCGGGACCAGTACACGGCGGCGGACTTCGCCGCCGGAGCTCAGGCGGCGGTCAAGGATATTCTTTCCCGGGGCGCCCTTCCCCTCATCGTCGGCGGCACCGGGCTCTACCTGAAAGCCCTCGTGGACGGACTTTTTCCGGGACCCTGCCGGAATCCCGAGTTGAGAGCCCGCCTGAACGGCGACGCCGAAACGCAGGGGCTCGACGTTCTTTACGAAAGGCTCGAACGCGCCGATCCGGATTACGCGCAAACGCTCGGCCGGCGGGACAGGCTGCGCATCATCCGGGCCCTCGAGGTCTACGAAACCACGGGGATTCCTCTATCCGAACATTTTAAAAAGACCCGCTCTTATCTCGCGGGATTCCGGGTTCTGAAATTGGGATTGCATAGGGAGAAGGAGCCGCACCGCCGGAGGATCGACGAACGCGTGGACCGAATGTTCGCCGCCGGTCTGGTCGAGGAGGTCCGGGGGATTCTGGCCCGGGGCATCCCGGAGACCGCGCCGCCTTTCCGGGCTTTGGGTTATCGCCACGCCCTGGAAGTCCTCAAGGCCCGGATGACGGCGGCCGAAGCCGCCGAGCAAACGAAAATCGACACGCGCCGGTACGCCAAAAGGCAGATGACATGGTTCAGAAAGACGACCGATGTCCATTGGTTCGCCGCAGAAGACATCGCCGGACTTGAGCGATGCCTGGAATCCGTCATACAATAA
- a CDS encoding YIP1 family protein: MNLFKRLEGVFFSPRETFAAIAEKPVWIDAFILLLVAVIAFSFITTPYIQQDQLEMFRDNVKLKERLGDDGFNQMIRRMENPTPASRIIQTFVTVPVASVIGFFFSTLMLFVFGRFVSAEGRYMQIFAVLLHASFVDKLLGNAVRLILIQSKKSVMKISTGLPLFFPDLEVTSTAYIVLSQFDFFQLWMFGVLGWGLSAVLKVDIRKGLILSYGFWLLKSLVYIGFGILGRSFMQ, translated from the coding sequence ATGAATCTCTTCAAGCGTCTTGAAGGCGTCTTTTTCAGTCCCCGGGAAACGTTCGCCGCAATCGCCGAAAAACCGGTTTGGATCGATGCCTTCATTCTCCTTCTCGTCGCCGTCATCGCCTTCTCCTTCATCACAACGCCTTACATTCAGCAGGATCAACTGGAGATGTTCCGGGACAACGTCAAGCTCAAGGAACGGTTGGGCGACGACGGCTTCAATCAAATGATCCGGAGGATGGAAAACCCGACTCCGGCCAGCCGCATCATCCAGACCTTTGTCACGGTTCCCGTGGCCTCCGTCATCGGTTTTTTCTTTTCCACCCTGATGCTGTTTGTTTTCGGGCGCTTCGTCTCGGCCGAGGGCCGCTACATGCAGATTTTTGCGGTTCTCCTCCACGCCAGCTTCGTGGACAAGCTTCTGGGGAACGCCGTTCGGTTGATCCTGATCCAATCCAAAAAATCCGTGATGAAGATCTCCACGGGGCTGCCCCTGTTTTTCCCGGATCTCGAGGTGACTTCGACCGCGTATATCGTCCTCAGCCAGTTCGATTTCTTCCAACTCTGGATGTTCGGCGTGCTGGGATGGGGCTTGTCGGCCGTCCTTAAGGTCGACATCCGCAAGGGCCTGATCCTGTCCTACGGGTTCTGGCTTCTCAAAAGCCTGGTTTATATCGGTTTCGGAATCCTTGGACGGAGTTTTATGCAGTGA
- a CDS encoding ABC transporter ATP-binding protein has translation MMPSDPVISVENLARVYTLGGQEVHALRQATFTVEKNEFLAVMGPSGSGKSTLMNLIGCLDTPTAGTYRLNGRLASSMTEDELAAVRNRDIGFVFQVFNLLSRTSALRNVELPLIYGGIKKKEREDKARRALDMVEMTARIHHRPSELSGGERQRVAIARALVNEPSLLLADEPTGNLDSRTGAEILKLFHKIHAAGNTIILVTHDHDVAAETQRIIYLRDGLIERDERKEL, from the coding sequence ATGATGCCGTCCGATCCCGTGATTTCCGTCGAAAACCTGGCCCGGGTCTACACCCTCGGAGGTCAGGAAGTCCACGCCCTGAGACAGGCCACGTTCACCGTCGAAAAAAACGAATTTCTGGCCGTCATGGGACCTTCGGGATCAGGCAAATCGACGCTGATGAACCTCATCGGCTGCCTGGATACTCCCACGGCGGGAACCTATCGCCTGAACGGACGCCTTGCGAGTTCCATGACGGAAGACGAGCTGGCCGCCGTTAGGAACCGGGACATCGGGTTCGTCTTCCAGGTCTTCAATCTCCTGTCGCGGACGTCGGCACTCCGGAATGTCGAACTTCCCCTGATCTACGGGGGAATCAAAAAGAAAGAGCGCGAAGACAAAGCGCGGCGCGCCCTGGACATGGTGGAAATGACGGCCCGGATCCACCACCGCCCCTCGGAGCTTTCCGGCGGAGAACGCCAGCGCGTGGCCATCGCCCGGGCTCTGGTCAACGAACCGTCCCTGCTTCTCGCCGACGAGCCGACCGGCAACCTGGATTCCCGGACGGGAGCGGAAATTCTCAAACTGTTCCATAAGATTCACGCGGCCGGAAACACCATCATTCTGGTCACCCACGATCACGACGTGGCCGCAGAAACCCAGCGGATCATTTACCTCCGCGACGGCTTGATCGAACGCGATGAAAGAAAGGAGCTTTGA
- a CDS encoding efflux RND transporter periplasmic adaptor subunit, whose translation MAEQKGFFKKRKKILILAGVGAAILILIFVNMRTQREKTVRAVVDTVRSRNLTALISASGEIKPKKNVNISAHVPGRIIKIGVVEGEEVRAGDFLLQLDAAQYEANAERDRAYIRTFNAELIQAEARHRRDRNSYERQMQLFEEDLISKEQMETARVQFEVSEAQLKSIHHQIAQAEASLKSTLDNLSKTTYSAPIDGIITSLRVEEGEVAVIGTMNNPGTVLLTIADLSVMQVEVDVDETDVVGVTVGQKADVRVDAFPEMTFKGHVTEVGSSAVQRTAAAVRESRDFKVVITLDDPPAKLKPGLSATADIIAAERENVPAVPISAVVIRDIESESERPEAGETEGVYVVEEGRARFQPIVKGIMGGMMLEIVSGLDEGASFISGPYSVLRELKDGVLIRAEEKKAGQR comes from the coding sequence ATGGCGGAACAAAAGGGATTCTTCAAAAAAAGAAAAAAAATTCTGATCCTCGCGGGCGTTGGCGCCGCCATTCTGATTCTCATTTTCGTGAACATGAGGACCCAGCGCGAGAAAACCGTCCGGGCCGTTGTGGACACCGTCCGCAGCCGGAACCTGACGGCCCTGATTTCCGCATCGGGAGAAATCAAGCCGAAGAAAAACGTCAACATCAGCGCCCATGTCCCCGGCCGGATCATCAAGATCGGCGTCGTCGAGGGCGAAGAGGTTCGGGCGGGCGACTTTCTTCTGCAGCTCGATGCGGCCCAGTATGAAGCCAATGCCGAACGCGACCGCGCCTATATCCGAACGTTCAACGCCGAGCTCATTCAGGCCGAGGCCCGCCACCGCCGGGACCGCAATTCCTACGAACGCCAAATGCAGCTCTTCGAGGAAGATCTGATTTCCAAGGAACAGATGGAGACCGCCCGTGTTCAGTTCGAGGTTTCCGAAGCCCAGTTGAAATCCATTCATCACCAAATCGCCCAGGCCGAAGCCTCCCTGAAAAGCACATTGGACAACCTCTCCAAGACAACCTACAGCGCGCCCATCGACGGCATCATCACCAGCCTGCGGGTCGAGGAGGGCGAGGTCGCGGTCATCGGCACGATGAACAACCCGGGAACGGTTTTGTTGACCATCGCCGATCTTTCCGTCATGCAGGTCGAAGTGGACGTCGACGAGACCGACGTCGTCGGCGTGACCGTCGGCCAGAAGGCCGATGTCCGGGTTGACGCTTTTCCCGAGATGACCTTCAAGGGCCACGTGACGGAGGTCGGCAGCTCCGCCGTCCAGAGAACGGCGGCGGCGGTCCGGGAATCGCGGGACTTCAAGGTCGTGATCACGCTCGACGATCCGCCGGCCAAACTCAAACCCGGTCTTTCGGCGACCGCCGACATCATCGCCGCTGAAAGGGAGAACGTCCCGGCCGTCCCCATCTCCGCCGTCGTCATCCGGGATATCGAATCCGAATCGGAGCGGCCGGAGGCGGGTGAGACCGAAGGCGTCTATGTCGTCGAGGAAGGACGAGCCCGGTTCCAGCCCATCGTGAAAGGCATCATGGGCGGCATGATGCTGGAGATCGTCTCCGGACTCGACGAGGGGGCCTCTTTCATATCCGGCCCCTACAGCGTCCTCCGGGAATTGAAGGACGGCGTCCTGATCCGGGCCGAGGAGAAAAAGGCCGGGCAAAGATGA
- a CDS encoding inositol monophosphatase family protein, with protein sequence MTSGLKTTLLEEAVKAAREAGRYLRDNIEAEREITYKSSLDLVTNFDRGAQSLIFERLSRAFPEHGFLGEEDLRRTGRSDFRWVIDPLDGTTNYAHGFPVFSVSIALEERGDVRLGVVFDPMRNELFQAVAGEGAFLNGRRIRVSAVEDLEHSLLATGFPYDVRNSPSNNIGHFNRFLVRAQAIRRCGSAAIDLCYVACGRFDGFWELKLKPWDTAAGVLMIREAGGIVTDFSGGEYRLGDLETLASNGRIHAEMKKILDFPDRETAP encoded by the coding sequence ATGACGTCCGGCCTGAAAACGACTCTTTTGGAAGAAGCCGTGAAGGCGGCCCGGGAGGCGGGCCGCTATCTCCGCGACAACATCGAGGCCGAACGTGAGATCACCTACAAGAGCTCCCTGGATCTCGTGACCAATTTCGACCGGGGGGCTCAGAGCCTCATCTTCGAACGTCTGTCCCGGGCCTTTCCGGAACACGGTTTTCTGGGCGAGGAAGATCTCCGGCGGACCGGCCGTTCCGATTTCCGCTGGGTCATCGATCCCCTGGACGGCACGACGAATTACGCGCACGGATTCCCCGTTTTTTCCGTCTCGATCGCTCTTGAAGAACGGGGCGACGTGCGCCTCGGCGTCGTTTTCGACCCCATGCGGAACGAGCTTTTCCAAGCTGTCGCGGGAGAGGGCGCTTTCCTCAACGGCCGAAGAATCCGGGTGTCCGCCGTCGAGGACCTGGAGCACAGTCTTCTGGCCACGGGTTTCCCCTATGACGTCAGAAACAGCCCATCGAACAACATCGGCCATTTCAATCGTTTCCTCGTCCGCGCCCAGGCCATCCGGCGATGCGGATCGGCAGCCATCGACCTCTGTTATGTCGCCTGCGGCCGGTTCGACGGATTCTGGGAATTGAAATTGAAACCGTGGGATACGGCCGCCGGGGTTCTCATGATCCGGGAGGCGGGCGGGATCGTCACGGATTTTTCGGGCGGGGAATACCGGCTCGGCGATTTGGAAACCCTGGCTTCGAACGGAAGGATTCATGCGGAGATGAAAAAAATTCTTGATTTTCCGGATCGGGAGACCGCGCCGTGA
- the accC gene encoding acetyl-CoA carboxylase biotin carboxylase subunit: MISKILVANRGEIALRIIRSARELGIKTVAVFSEADRQSLHALLADESVCIGPAKASESYLNIAAILSAAEITRADAVHPGYGFLAENARFAEICETTGITFIGPPASIIRLMGDKNQARQAMKKAGLPIIPGSEQTVRDVAEARKVAQKIGFPIILKASSGGGGKGMRICHSSAQLDEQFPIAQGESMAAFGDMSLYLEKYISGARHIEIQAIGDKHGKVMAFGERECSVQRKYQKLIEETPSPFVDEKLRKKMIKAVESAASSIGYQSLGTFEFLMDAQKQFYFMEANARVQVEHPITEVVYGINLIKSQINAAEGTHLNFPADMAMRGHSIECRINAEDPETFIPSPGKIDFLVLPGGEGIRVDSAAYGGWPIPPDYDSLVAKIIASAPTRELAIRKMRAALETTTIVGIRTNIPLHLKILSHSDFLAGNIDTQFMEKFLAGPDGNGPDRP; encoded by the coding sequence ATGATCTCCAAAATTCTGGTCGCCAACCGCGGAGAAATCGCTCTCCGCATCATCCGTTCGGCGCGGGAGCTGGGCATCAAGACCGTGGCCGTGTTTTCGGAAGCCGACCGGCAGTCTCTCCATGCTCTTCTGGCCGACGAGAGTGTCTGCATCGGCCCCGCCAAGGCCTCCGAAAGCTATCTCAACATCGCCGCCATCCTCAGCGCGGCCGAAATCACCCGGGCCGATGCCGTCCATCCCGGATACGGGTTTCTCGCGGAAAACGCCCGGTTCGCCGAGATCTGCGAAACGACCGGAATCACCTTCATCGGCCCCCCGGCTTCCATCATCCGGCTCATGGGAGATAAAAATCAGGCCCGTCAGGCCATGAAAAAAGCCGGGCTGCCCATCATCCCCGGAAGCGAGCAGACCGTCCGGGACGTCGCGGAAGCCCGTAAGGTCGCCCAGAAAATCGGTTTTCCGATCATTCTCAAGGCCTCATCCGGAGGCGGGGGCAAAGGCATGCGCATCTGCCACTCTTCCGCCCAGCTCGACGAACAGTTCCCGATCGCCCAGGGAGAGTCCATGGCCGCCTTCGGGGATATGTCGCTCTACCTGGAAAAATACATCTCCGGGGCCCGGCATATCGAAATCCAGGCCATCGGCGACAAGCACGGCAAGGTCATGGCTTTCGGCGAACGCGAATGCTCCGTTCAGAGGAAATACCAGAAACTCATCGAGGAAACGCCCTCGCCTTTCGTCGATGAAAAGCTTCGGAAAAAGATGATCAAGGCCGTCGAATCGGCGGCGTCGTCCATCGGTTACCAGAGTCTGGGCACCTTCGAATTTCTCATGGACGCCCAGAAGCAGTTTTACTTTATGGAAGCCAACGCCCGGGTGCAGGTCGAACATCCCATCACCGAAGTCGTCTACGGCATCAACCTGATCAAATCGCAGATCAACGCCGCCGAGGGCACGCACCTCAATTTCCCGGCGGACATGGCGATGCGCGGCCACAGCATCGAGTGCCGCATCAACGCCGAGGATCCCGAGACGTTCATTCCCTCGCCGGGCAAAATCGACTTTCTCGTTCTTCCCGGAGGAGAAGGCATCCGGGTGGATTCGGCGGCCTACGGAGGATGGCCGATTCCGCCGGACTACGACTCGCTTGTGGCCAAGATCATCGCCTCGGCCCCCACCCGGGAGCTGGCCATCCGGAAAATGCGGGCCGCCCTGGAAACGACGACCATCGTCGGCATTCGCACCAACATCCCCCTCCATTTGAAAATCCTCTCCCATTCGGATTTCCTGGCCGGAAACATCGACACCCAGTTTATGGAGAAGTTTCTGGCCGGTCCCGACGGGAACGGGCCAGATCGACCGTAA
- the accB gene encoding acetyl-CoA carboxylase biotin carboxyl carrier protein: MSHNANPSSSEDARPDPRIDFDEIRRVITLLEERNLSHFELEIEGFKIKISRNVASPQALVAAVPVGPQSSTASGAQPIEQTAAPDRDSGGHIVASPMVGTFYRAPNPTASPFVEIGDVIKKGQTLCIIEAMKLMNEIEADIDGIVTDILVENAKPVEYGQKLFSIQPQL, encoded by the coding sequence ATGAGTCATAACGCCAACCCTTCGTCTTCGGAAGACGCGCGCCCGGACCCCCGTATCGATTTCGATGAAATCCGGCGGGTCATCACCCTCCTTGAGGAACGCAATCTCTCCCATTTCGAACTGGAAATCGAGGGTTTCAAAATCAAGATCAGCCGCAACGTCGCTTCCCCACAGGCGCTTGTCGCCGCCGTTCCCGTCGGACCGCAATCATCAACAGCATCCGGCGCCCAACCGATCGAACAGACCGCCGCCCCGGACAGGGACTCCGGCGGACACATCGTCGCTTCGCCCATGGTCGGCACGTTTTACCGCGCTCCGAACCCCACGGCCTCTCCCTTCGTTGAGATCGGGGACGTCATCAAGAAAGGGCAGACGCTCTGCATCATCGAGGCCATGAAACTGATGAACGAGATTGAAGCCGATATCGACGGCATCGTCACGGACATCCTCGTCGAAAACGCCAAGCCGGTCGAATACGGACAAAAGCTGTTCTCGATCCAGCCCCAACTCTGA
- the ffh gene encoding signal recognition particle protein, with the protein MFDQISERLGAMMRFLKGEGKVTEKNMAEALKMMRLALLEADVNYRVVKEFEEKVRTQSLGEDVLRSLTPAHQVIRIVRDELAVVLGGTEKPLVFASRPPSVFMIVGLQGSGKTTTCGKLARFTSKKMSKNPLLVSTDFKRPAAQDQLRTIAEGLGLPFYERPRESGESPEKLLDGCLRYASNRSFDPLIVDTAGRLHVDADLMDELRRVKAALRPSEVVFVGDALTGQDAVKSARAFDETIGLTSIILTKLDGDARGGAAMSIASVTGKPIKFCGVGEKPDQLEVFHPERMAARILGMGDILGLIEKAEEQADLQASEDALQKIRRREFTLEDFRSQIVQIRKMGSLSQILGFLPKSGLFKEAASLPDDDRKILHFEAIINSMTPEERRNPRILNGRRRSRIARGSGRPVHEVNQLLKHFADMQKMIREPRFRKLMSRFG; encoded by the coding sequence ATGTTTGACCAGATATCCGAGCGCCTGGGCGCGATGATGCGGTTTCTCAAGGGAGAGGGCAAGGTCACGGAAAAAAACATGGCCGAGGCCCTGAAAATGATGCGCCTTGCCCTCCTCGAAGCGGATGTCAATTACCGGGTGGTGAAGGAGTTCGAGGAAAAAGTCCGGACCCAATCCCTGGGCGAGGACGTGCTTCGCAGCCTGACGCCCGCCCATCAGGTCATCCGGATCGTCAGGGACGAGCTGGCCGTCGTGCTCGGCGGGACGGAAAAACCTCTGGTTTTCGCCTCCCGCCCCCCTTCGGTTTTTATGATCGTCGGGCTTCAGGGAAGCGGAAAAACAACGACATGCGGCAAGCTGGCCCGTTTCACATCGAAAAAAATGAGCAAAAACCCGCTTCTGGTGTCCACGGACTTCAAAAGGCCGGCCGCCCAGGACCAGCTCCGGACCATCGCCGAAGGGCTGGGGCTGCCTTTCTATGAGAGGCCTCGTGAAAGCGGCGAAAGCCCGGAGAAACTTCTGGATGGGTGCCTCCGGTATGCGTCCAACAGAAGCTTCGACCCTCTGATCGTGGATACGGCGGGACGCCTTCATGTCGATGCGGACCTGATGGATGAGCTGCGGCGCGTCAAGGCCGCTCTCCGGCCCTCCGAAGTCGTCTTTGTCGGCGATGCGCTGACCGGCCAGGATGCCGTCAAAAGCGCCCGGGCTTTCGACGAGACCATCGGTTTGACTTCGATCATCCTGACGAAGCTCGACGGGGACGCCCGCGGCGGCGCCGCCATGTCCATCGCCTCGGTCACGGGAAAACCGATCAAGTTCTGCGGCGTCGGAGAAAAGCCCGATCAGCTCGAAGTCTTCCATCCGGAAAGAATGGCTGCCCGCATTCTGGGCATGGGCGATATTCTGGGACTGATCGAAAAGGCCGAAGAGCAGGCCGATCTTCAGGCCTCGGAGGATGCCCTTCAAAAAATCCGCCGCCGGGAATTCACACTCGAGGATTTCCGCAGCCAGATAGTCCAGATCAGGAAAATGGGCTCTTTATCCCAGATCCTGGGTTTTCTTCCCAAGTCCGGGCTTTTCAAGGAAGCGGCATCTCTTCCGGACGACGACCGGAAAATCCTCCATTTCGAAGCCATCATCAACTCGATGACACCGGAGGAGAGGAGGAATCCCCGGATCCTGAACGGCCGGCGAAGGAGCCGCATCGCCCGAGGAAGCGGCCGTCCGGTTCATGAAGTCAACCAGCTTCTCAAGCATTTTGCCGATATGCAAAAGATGATCCGGGAGCCCCGCTTCCGGAAACTGATGTCCCGTTTCGGCTGA
- a CDS encoding lipid A deacylase LpxR family protein, with product MISRDVFATAGLLAVLAFAAIPGTAASPESAKGTSRKASGTIGLHVENDIFAGTDRGYTNGFKLVWLSPEIGPGPGRLPLTGLLGNLARRLPFFATPVSRRYLSLSFGQNIFTPHDIWRRNLIIDDRPYAGFIYGTLGFYARGPSVLDGFEATIGVVGPASLGGDVQKFLHRTFGWTRPEGWSNQIKNELILGFGADRKWKVRKPDPTGVFDWDAIVRAHGRISNAVTGAGAGFEIRAGRNLPRDFGSSFILPGGGGTGIGEENGFRTSGAPGAVHAFAVFEAQAVARDIFLDGNTFRESHRVVKRPLVADMALGLVFRKDRVRASFAYVLRSRRFVGQTYLEIFGAFNLSLNL from the coding sequence ATGATATCCAGGGATGTCTTTGCGACGGCGGGCCTTCTGGCCGTCCTGGCTTTCGCAGCGATTCCCGGCACGGCCGCAAGCCCGGAGTCGGCAAAAGGGACATCCCGCAAGGCCTCCGGAACCATCGGACTCCATGTGGAAAACGACATTTTTGCCGGAACCGACCGCGGCTATACGAACGGTTTCAAACTGGTCTGGCTTTCACCGGAGATCGGCCCGGGACCCGGCCGCCTGCCTTTGACCGGGTTGTTGGGGAATCTGGCCCGCAGACTGCCTTTTTTCGCAACTCCCGTGTCCCGCCGTTATTTGTCCTTGAGCTTCGGTCAGAACATTTTTACTCCGCATGACATCTGGCGGCGCAATCTCATCATCGATGACAGGCCCTATGCGGGCTTCATTTACGGAACACTGGGCTTCTACGCGCGGGGTCCTTCCGTTCTGGACGGATTCGAAGCGACGATCGGAGTTGTCGGCCCCGCCTCTCTGGGCGGGGATGTGCAGAAATTCCTCCACAGAACCTTCGGTTGGACGCGGCCCGAGGGTTGGTCGAACCAGATCAAGAATGAGCTGATCCTTGGATTCGGCGCCGACCGCAAATGGAAGGTCCGGAAGCCGGATCCGACCGGGGTTTTCGACTGGGACGCCATTGTCAGGGCGCATGGCCGGATCTCCAATGCCGTGACCGGCGCCGGAGCCGGCTTCGAAATCCGGGCCGGCCGAAATCTTCCCCGGGATTTCGGGTCGTCCTTCATCCTGCCGGGCGGCGGCGGTACCGGAATCGGCGAAGAAAACGGGTTTCGGACATCCGGCGCTCCCGGCGCCGTTCATGCGTTCGCGGTTTTCGAAGCCCAGGCCGTGGCCCGGGATATCTTTCTCGACGGCAACACCTTCCGGGAAAGCCACAGGGTCGTCAAGCGGCCTCTCGTCGCCGATATGGCCCTTGGGCTGGTCTTCCGGAAAGACCGGGTGCGGGCGAGCTTCGCCTATGTCCTCAGAAGCCGCCGGTTTGTCGGCCAGACCTACCTGGAGATTTTCGGGGCTTTCAACCTCTCCCTCAACCTCTGA
- the rpsP gene encoding 30S ribosomal protein S16, translated as MITMRLMRFGAKKSPCYRIVVMDSKKATRSRALDTIGTYNPLTDPADVKIDVEKARNWLAKGVQPSPTVRSLLNKVIKPEKKGAQES; from the coding sequence ATGATCACAATGAGACTGATGAGATTTGGCGCGAAGAAGAGTCCCTGCTACAGGATCGTCGTCATGGATTCGAAAAAGGCCACGCGAAGCCGGGCCTTGGATACGATCGGAACTTATAATCCCTTGACGGATCCGGCGGATGTCAAGATCGACGTCGAAAAAGCCCGGAATTGGCTGGCCAAGGGCGTCCAACCGTCCCCCACGGTTCGATCCCTCTTGAACAAAGTCATCAAACCCGAAAAAAAAGGTGCTCAGGAGTCATAA
- a CDS encoding KH domain-containing protein, whose protein sequence is MKELVELIAKALVDDPDRVLVSQLEGEQTTILELKVAPEDLGKVIGKQGRTARAIRIILGAAGMKLKRRFNLEIIEK, encoded by the coding sequence GTGAAGGAACTCGTTGAATTGATCGCGAAGGCTCTTGTCGACGACCCGGATAGAGTCCTGGTTTCCCAGCTCGAGGGAGAACAGACCACTATCCTGGAACTCAAGGTCGCTCCTGAAGATCTCGGCAAGGTCATTGGAAAACAAGGCCGGACGGCGCGGGCCATCCGGATCATTCTCGGCGCCGCCGGGATGAAACTCAAGAGACGTTTCAATCTCGAAATCATTGAAAAATGA